CCGCTGGCATCCAACTCTACACGACGTGATTCTCAGTTGTGGAGAAGACAACTTACTAGAAGTCTGGCAACCATTATTGCCCCGAGAGGAAGATTCctctgaagaagacgaaaaaaTCGATGAGAATGAGCAAGATGAAGTAACCGAAGATAAGGAAATGAAAGACGTTTAGCTTAATACATGCTCTCTTATTATTGTTCTGATATATGCTATGAAACTATTAATTTGACGCAACTTTTGCTTCAAGATTGCTCCACCGTTCAATATTATAGTCTGTCATTAATGTTTGCCTCTCATCTTGCaacctcttctttttttcctctaATAGCTGTGTTTGTAGGTAGTAGTCATCAGCTAGGATATTGAGCCAACTATGGTGTTTATTGCATTTCCTCTTATCCTTCAAGCAAAACCTTGCCAGCCAGTTTTCCGGACCAACAGAGTCCACcatgtcatcatcatctggATATATTTCTCGGTACAACTTTTTAAAATCCTCTGGGTCTATAGCATTCTTGCCCAAATATGGTGATATCTTTGCTTTAAATTGATCCATGTCTGTAGCTCTGTCAAGATCCAGAATTACTCTGTTGAATCCACAAATATCAgactttttggaattttttgaCTTCGACTTGCTTGACTTTGTCCTTGGACCTGGTATATAATCAGGAATTGTAATTatgttgatgttttcaTTCAGtagtttcaaaaactccTTTAAAGCTAGGACAAGACGAAGCCTGCTATCCAAACGTTCTAACTCAGTCGTCACTTGTTGTATCTGCTTATCCCAAGCAGCTACTTTTTCAGTCAGATGTGGGCTCAATTTAGCATCTGGATAGAAATCGGAGTAGATAGGAAGTTCTTCGCCCAGTTTTGCCAGCGCCTTGCAGTCATCAACCTCACGAAGAATTGAGGAGacctctttcaatttcagtaACCGCTGACCattcaaatcttcttgCTTCAAAACCTTGTCCAGCAATGCTTGTTTCATGTACATTAAACCGTGTTCCTCACTACAATACTtacttttcttctcctcaCTCAACTCAATTGGATTGAAGCATCCCTCCAATTTGCACTTTCTCTTCCACAAAGTCTTGCCCTTGTTAAACAAACGATCGCAAAACACACAATAGAAGTTTGCCACCAGTTTCTCATACTTTGGGTCCAGTTTCATGCATCGGAAATGGAACCATTCGTCGCATCCATCACATGCCACCATGAGTTGACCCTCATCATCCGGTTTTCTACAAATACAGAACACCTCCTCTGAGTTGAGGTTGTATTTTGGGGCCTTTTCGAACTCCTGGAACTTCTTCTGCAGCCTCTTCAGCTCTTCCTTGGAGAGTTCTTCCGTCATGTCGGTGATTATTATGGGGAAAACAGAGCGATTTTTGAATGCTAAGTGATTATCCCGAAAAAATCGATTTTATTCCATTTTAGGTAAAAAGGGGCTGTTGCAACTGAAGTTGTGCCAACAGAAACTAGCATGATTTTGTAGTCTTGAGTACACCCACATAGACAACTATCGACGCTTTCCTTTAGGTCGACAGTTTTCGTTGGACAATTCATCGTAGAATATGCTTCCAAGATCACGTCATATGGTGCCCATGATGAGGCGCACATTTGGCGTGAGATTGATTCAACATCAGATACCCAAAAAACAAATACAGTTTGGCCTTATCAAGACGAGGCCTTTCTCCATCTATTCCTTTGGCAAGTTTGCTGGAAGGGTGGTCAAAGCTCCAGCTGCAGTTGGCGGTGGTCTTGCTGCTGCAGGATCGTATGTAGCTTACAAAGTGGAGCAAGCTTCCAGTTATACTAAAGATCAGGTGGACAGAGCAAAGGATTTGGCCGGAGGTCTGTACGACAACATTTCTGGGTTCTTTGGCAAATTCGGTGGCAACGGTTCTGAAGGAGTTCCGCCTGATGGAAACGGATCTAATGCGGCAGCACTAGGTGGTACAGCTGCTGCTGTTGGATTTAAATCcgacgatgatgaggatgaagaaacGTTATACTtggacgaagatgaagatgaggaagaggaggaagaggatAGCGAGACAATGGATGATGAGATGCTTAACCTCACAAGACAAATGATTGAGATCAGAAGCATTTTACAAAGTATTGACCCTAATGACAACACTTTGAAACTTCCCTCTATTGTGGTCATTGGTTCACAATCCAGTGGTAAGTCATCTGTGCTAGAAGCTGTCGTCGGACGAGAGTTCCTTCCAAAAGGCTCCAACATGGTAACCAGAAGACCAATAGAACTTACTTTGGTAAATTCTCCGGACTTGGCGGCTGAAGTCGCAGAGTTTCCAGCCTTGAGAATGAACAACTTAACAGACTTTGAACAGgttcaaaaaatattatATGATCTGAATCTTGCTGTTCCAATAACTGAGGCAATTTCAAATGACCCAATTCAGCTAACAATCAGATCCCCTAGGGTGCCTGATCTATCATTGGTAGACCTTCCTGGTTATATCCAAGTCGAAGCAGCTGACCAGCCTACAGAGTTGAAACGTAAGATCAGACAACTTTGCGATAAATACTTGGAAGAACCCAATATCATACTTGCAATTAGTGCTGCTGATGTCGATCTTGCAAACTCCACAGCATTGAGAGCGTCAAGACAAATGGACCCTAAGGGTGAAAGGACTATTGGAGTGGTGACAAAGTTGGACTTGGTCGATGGGGCAGAGGCAAGAGGTATATTGACCAACAGAAAGTATCCATTAAAAATGGGATATGTTGGTGTTGTTACGAAGGTTCCCCAGACCTCTATTTTTAAAAAGAAAACGGGTTACCAGGCCTTCATCGCTCAACAAAATTTTGAGAGTACCTTCCTCAAAGACAATAAAGATGAGTTTGCAGGAACTTCAGTGGGAACTAggactttgaagaaacgATTGATGAGAGTGTTGGAACGTTCAATGGCTCTATCGTTAAAACCGACATACGATAGAGTTCAGCAAGAGCTGGAAGAAGCAAGTTACAAGTTTAAAGTGGAGTTCAATGATAGAAGCCTTACCCCGGAAACCTACATTGCAAGTTCAATAGATACCTTGAAAGGTGCAGTAAAGGAGTTCAGCGagagatttggaagaaacgAAATAAAATCTGTGCTCAAGAATGAATTGGACCAGAAGGTGCTTGATTTATTAGCATCCAAATACTGGAATAAACCACATGACCAGTCTAGGGAAATTGATTTGGATCTACGAGACATTGTTAACGCTTCACCTACAGATGTTTATTGGCACAGAAAGTTGGATCTCACCACTAACAGTTTAACCAAGCTGGGAGTTGGTAGGTTATCTACCACATTGCTAACCAATGCACTGTTAACAGAGATTGATAACATGATAGACAATACCACATTGCGCACACATCCCATGATTAAACAAGTGGTGCGTGATGCAGCTGAAGAAGTGCTCAACTCACGTTATTATTCCACTGCAGACCAAGTTGAGAATTGTATCAAGcctttcaagtttgaaattgagcTGGAGAATTCTGAATGGAAACAAAGCAGGGACCACATTATAAGATTATTGAATGAAGAGCTTAGATCGTGTgatcaatatcttcaacttttgaaaaagaacataGGAAGCAGGAAATTGACACAAATCATGACGTATTTGGAAAATAAGGATAACAGTATAGGAGAAACGATTGAGAGGGAGAACATTGGTTTCAGTCCGGGTATTCTTTCAAGAGGCCGTGATGCtttatttttgaaagataGGGCGTCGCTGTTGCAATTCCGGATATCTTGTTTGAAATCGTCCCAATGcaagatcaaagagaaTAAATATAAATGTCCCGAGATATTTCTGGCAGCAGTTGCCGACAAGCTTACGCAAACAGCAGTCTTGTTTTTGAACGTGGAGCTGTTGAGTGATTTCTATTACAATTTTCCACGTGCGTTGGATGCTAAGCTGTCTAATGGGTTGACACAGGAACAAATTGAGGCGtttgccaaagaagatcCCAAAGTCAAGAGACACATTGAACTTCAGCAACGAAAGGaattattggaattggcaacttccaagattgaGGATGTTATGACCTTACAGAAACATAGGACAAAACATTGATGGCACTTCACTTCACTCGCAACAACTATTGTATAGGCTTTTTGCAATGTACAGACATGTTATATAGTTTACTTAGCCAATGTTATATATAAACCCACTATCAGAATGTCAGTCGTTTCGCTAAAAAGCACCTCTACAGAAAAGCACCCTTCACTGCACAGCAATGAGTTTCCCCGGAAAGGTAGAACTATCACCTGTACAACCTCTACCCCTGGATATAGGTATTCCGGTTACTCCGAATGAAAAGGAACTCAGGGAAAGAAGGCGattctccaagttgattccttttctttatACCGTTCAAAAATGGTCTATATTGCCTTTCGGGTGCTTTGCATTGCTGCATATTCCAGCAGTGGTTGTAATGCCCAGTTTAAGTGTCAATTTGGCTAAGCAACTGTTCACTATGGGCAGATGCGTATATCAAGCTCCTGGCCTGGAatctttgatgatttggGGGAGTTTGGGGGTTCATATTCTTAGTGGAGTGACATTGAGACTACTCAAGATCTACAGAAACTATTCGTACTATGGGATGGTGCACAAGAGGACGAGACGAAGGAAATCACTGTTTGCCAAGGAGAATACCGATGATTTGGACCCTTCTTTTGGTATGGGTGGTATCACTAGTTTATTGGGTTTAGGATTCAAAGGATCTtatatttcaaagattctcGGTATTTCTCCGTTATCGTTTACCGGTTATCTGCTACTTCCAGTGTTGGCAGCACATATTAATGACATGAGATTACTACCTGCCTCAATTGACGGAGACAGTAACCtgattgatgttgaatACATAACGCAAGCCTTGGCTCAGCATAAGTGGACTACCTCCTTAGGCCTGTTGGCGCTGGTTGGATTAGCAAGCTACCACACCATTGGAGGAATGATGAGATACTTGAAGCTATATTCGCTGAGAAGTAGACAATGGTCTTATGCTCTAGTGGTGGGTATGTTCACTGTTGCAGGATTCAGTCTAAGAGCAATCAGTCAGCTTCCTTTGATACAGGGCTATGTAGGGAAGAGATACTCGGTATATCTTGCTTAGAGCCCATTATTTATTTACATATTTATTCTTTTGATATATACATGATTAACCCGAACAGGACTCACAATTGTTCAGCTGGCATGAAGGTGTTGTCTCCAAAGCTTCACTTTGCACGGCCTGCCGTTTAGTAGGGGTATTATAGGTTCcgtctctttttctctttgaaatatcaattgaaaacttgatgGCAGAAGAAGCTGCTTTAGTTCTTAAGTAGTACATCCCCGTCTTTAAACCTTTTTTCCAGGCATAAAAGTGCATTGCTGTAAGCTTCCCTCTATTTGGTTTAGCCAGATACAAATTCATACTCTGAGATTGATCAATGAATCGGCCTCTATCTGCAGCCATGTTTATAGTAATTCTTTGAGAGATCTCCCAAACAGTTTTGTAAAGGCTCTTGACCTCTTGCGGTATCTCGTCGATCTCCTGAATTGAGCCGTCATTACCTATGATTTCCTGGCGCAAGGAATCCGTCCAAAGGCCAAGATTAATTAAATCGTCAATAAGATATTTATTCACCACCTGGTACTCCCCTGAGCTTACCCTTCTGGTATAGAAGTTGTAGGAAAGGGGCTCAAAAGATTCGCAGAATCCAAGGATTTGTGAAGTCGATGCTGTGGGCATGGGTCCGACTAAGAGGGAGTTCCTCAACCCATGTTTAACAATATCAGATCGCAATGATTTCCAGTCCAATGTCAAGTCCTCTTCCTTGACATTCCAAAGATCCATTTGCAGCAATCCTTTTGAGGCAGGAGATCCTTGGAATGATTTGTAGGGAccatctttctttgcaatattcattgaagtttccaaaGCTGAATAGTATAttgtttcaaatatttgagaGTTCAAAGCGGCGGCTTCCTCTGAATCATATGGAATCTTTAACAGCATAAAAGTGTCCCATAATCCTTGAACGCCTATTGCCATTGGTCTCGTCAAGTCATTAGAATACGAAGCTTCAGGGACAGGGTATTTGGAGATATCTATCACTTTGTTTAAGTTTTCGGTAACAATTCTTACggaattcttcaaactttcaaaatcaaacttCCCATCCACCACATATTTAGGTAAACCGATGGAGGCCAAATTACACACTGCGATTTGGTCCCTTGAAGAGTACTCCACAATTTCACAGCACAAATTAGAACATTGTATTGTACCCAAGTTGCTTTGGTTAGATTTCCTGTTGCAAGAGTCTTTATACAACATGAACGGAGTCCCTGTCTCAATTTGAGCGTCTACAATAGCATTCCATAATTGTTGAGCAGGAATCTTTCTAACATACATTCCCTTCTTCTCGTACTCAGCATAAAGGAGGTTGAATTGTTCGCCGTAAACATCATTCAAACCTTTGGCATGCAAGGGGTTGAAGAGGCACCAGTCCTCATTCTTTTCGACTTTTTCCATAAAAAGGTCGGGAATCCACAAAGCGTAGAATAAATCTCTGGCTCTGATCTCCTCCTTGCCGTGATTCTTtctcaagttcaacaaatcAAACACTTCTTCGTGCCATGGCTCTAGATAAATGGCAAATGCACTGGGTCGCTTATTGGAGCCCTGTTGGACATACCTTGCAGTTTCATTTAGGACTTTAATTAACGGAACAATGCCTCTATTGCATGCATCCTCCGCGGGAATATCGTGTACATTGATACCAATACCACCTGCTGCATTTGATATCATGGCAATTTTGTGCAAAGATTGGTAGACGGAGTTGACATCCGCATCCTGCAAACCCATCAGAAAGCACGATGAGAGATAGGGGGTCGGCGTACCTGCATGGAAAAGAGTGGGTGAAGCATGAATAAAATACCCTTGAGACATTAGGTCATAAGTTTGGATGGCAGACGACAGGTCCTCGCCATGGATCCCCAACGCCACTCGCATGAACAGGAACTGGGGAGTCTCCAATATGAGGTCGTCTTTTTTCAGCAAATAAATGGACTGGAGCGTCATATAACCAAAGTAGTCGAAATCAAAGTCCCTCTCTGGCTTGATCGACCCGTCAAGCTGTTCGGAGTTAGATCTAGCTATGGTCAGAAGACCCTTATCGACAAATCCATGTTCAGCTAAACGTTCGCAATTAGCAAAGAACGAATCTCCTAAACGTTTCCTCAGGTGATTTGACAATAGTCTGGCAGCTAAATTGGAATAATCGTAGTGTCTAGTGCTCAAGGAGGCAAGTATTTCACTGGTTAGGTTCAAGAGATCCTGGAGATGGAGGTTCTCAATTATCGCCAGGGATACCTTCTCCACGACTAGGGCAATATCGACAAACTTGAGGTTCAGACCAAAGGAGAGCTTGAGAAGGC
This window of the Komagataella phaffii GS115 chromosome 2, complete sequence genome carries:
- a CDS encoding Subunit of COMPASS (Set1C), a complex which methylates histone H3 on lysine 4 and is required in tel, producing MTEELSKEELKRLQKKFQEFEKAPKYNLNSEEVFCICRKPDDEGQLMVACDGCDEWFHFRCMKLDPKYEKLVANFYCVFCDRLFNKGKTLWKRKCKLEGCFNPIELSEEKKSKYCSEEHGLMYMKQALLDKVLKQEDLNGQRLLKLKEVSSILREVDDCKALAKLGEELPIYSDFYPDAKLSPHLTEKVAAWDKQIQQVTTELERLDSRLRLVLALKEFLKLLNENINIITIPDYIPGPRTKSSKSKSKNSKKSDICGFNRVILDLDRATDMDQFKAKISPYLGKNAIDPEDFKKLYREIYPDDDDMVDSVGPENWLARFCLKDKRKCNKHHSWLNILADDYYLQTQLLEEKKKRLQDERQTLMTDYNIERWSNLEAKVASN
- a CDS encoding Mitochondrial GTPase related to dynamin, present in a complex containing Ugo1p and Fzo1p — translated: MLPRSRHMVPMMRRTFGVRLIQHQIPKKQIQFGLIKTRPFSIYSFGKFAGRVVKAPAAVGGGLAAAGSYVAYKVEQASSYTKDQVDRAKDLAGGLYDNISGFFGKFGGNGSEGVPPDGNGSNAAALGGTAAAVGFKSDDDEDEETLYLDEDEDEEEEEEDSETMDDEMLNLTRQMIEIRSILQSIDPNDNTLKLPSIVVIGSQSSGKSSVLEAVVGREFLPKGSNMVTRRPIELTLVNSPDLAAEVAEFPALRMNNLTDFEQVQKILYDLNLAVPITEAISNDPIQLTIRSPRVPDLSLVDLPGYIQVEAADQPTELKRKIRQLCDKYLEEPNIILAISAADVDLANSTALRASRQMDPKGERTIGVVTKLDLVDGAEARGILTNRKYPLKMGYVGVVTKVPQTSIFKKKTGYQAFIAQQNFESTFLKDNKDEFAGTSVGTRTLKKRLMRVLERSMALSLKPTYDRVQQELEEASYKFKVEFNDRSLTPETYIASSIDTLKGAVKEFSERFGRNEIKSVLKNELDQKVLDLLASKYWNKPHDQSREIDLDLRDIVNASPTDVYWHRKLDLTTNSLTKLGVGRLSTTLLTNALLTEIDNMIDNTTLRTHPMIKQVVRDAAEEVLNSRYYSTADQVENCIKPFKFEIELENSEWKQSRDHIIRLLNEELRSCDQYLQLLKKNIGSRKLTQIMTYLENKDNSIGETIERENIGFSPGILSRGRDALFLKDRASLLQFRISCLKSSQCKIKENKYKCPEIFLAAVADKLTQTAVLFLNVELLSDFYYNFPRALDAKLSNGLTQEQIEAFAKEDPKVKRHIELQQRKELLELATSKIEDVMTLQKHRTKH
- a CDS encoding One of two large regulatory subunits of ribonucleotide-diphosphate reductase produces the protein MTKSKEAISFDEARLKRSLLKLSFGLNLKFVDIALVVEKVSLAIIENLHLQDLLNLTSEILASLSTRHYDYSNLAARLLSNHLRKRLGDSFFANCERLAEHGFVDKGLLTIARSNSEQLDGSIKPERDFDFDYFGYMTLQSIYLLKKDDLILETPQFLFMRVALGIHGEDLSSAIQTYDLMSQGYFIHASPTLFHAGTPTPYLSSCFLMGLQDADVNSVYQSLHKIAMISNAAGGIGINVHDIPAEDACNRGIVPLIKVLNETARYVQQGSNKRPSAFAIYLEPWHEEVFDLLNLRKNHGKEEIRARDLFYALWIPDLFMEKVEKNEDWCLFNPLHAKGLNDVYGEQFNLLYAEYEKKGMYVRKIPAQQLWNAIVDAQIETGTPFMLYKDSCNRKSNQSNLGTIQCSNLCCEIVEYSSRDQIAVCNLASIGLPKYVVDGKFDFESLKNSVRIVTENLNKVIDISKYPVPEASYSNDLTRPMAIGVQGLWDTFMLLKIPYDSEEAAALNSQIFETIYYSALETSMNIAKKDGPYKSFQGSPASKGLLQMDLWNVKEEDLTLDWKSLRSDIVKHGLRNSLLVGPMPTASTSQILGFCESFEPLSYNFYTRRVSSGEYQVVNKYLIDDLINLGLWTDSLRQEIIGNDGSIQEIDEIPQEVKSLYKTVWEISQRITINMAADRGRFIDQSQSMNLYLAKPNRGKLTAMHFYAWKKGLKTGMYYLRTKAASSAIKFSIDISKRKRDGTYNTPTKRQAVQSEALETTPSCQLNNCESCSG